A region of Deltaproteobacteria bacterium DNA encodes the following proteins:
- a CDS encoding uroporphyrinogen-III synthase, with protein MVAQPLAGRKIVVTRARKQAGSLAQRIEALGGEVVELPTIEIQLPEDFTAFDAALARIEKFDWMLFTSVNSIEPFLARLTQVGKTLLDLQNIKIAAVGSATAERLNDAGISLALVPERYQAEGLLEALDAASMSGKRVLIPQAARAREILPETLRSWGAEVEIIEAYRTVAPVYDHSAVKERLSRGEIDIVTFTSSSTVGNFVQLFGGEPLASVVGNAVIASIGPITAKTVEELGGQVAILSRQSTVDGLLEALIDYCASARKNN; from the coding sequence ATGGTAGCTCAGCCTCTCGCCGGTAGGAAAATCGTCGTCACCCGGGCGCGCAAGCAAGCCGGGAGTTTGGCCCAGCGCATTGAAGCGCTGGGCGGCGAAGTTGTCGAGCTGCCGACGATTGAAATTCAACTGCCCGAGGATTTTACCGCGTTCGACGCGGCGCTGGCGCGCATTGAAAAATTCGACTGGATGCTCTTCACCAGCGTCAACAGTATCGAGCCTTTTCTCGCGCGGCTCACGCAAGTCGGAAAAACTTTGCTGGATTTACAAAATATAAAAATCGCCGCGGTGGGCTCGGCGACCGCGGAGCGATTGAACGATGCCGGGATATCGCTCGCGTTGGTACCGGAACGTTACCAAGCTGAAGGGCTGCTCGAAGCGCTGGACGCCGCGAGCATGAGCGGTAAGCGTGTGTTGATTCCCCAGGCGGCGCGGGCGCGGGAGATTTTGCCGGAGACTTTGCGTTCTTGGGGCGCCGAGGTTGAAATCATCGAAGCTTATCGAACGGTGGCGCCGGTTTATGATCACAGCGCGGTCAAGGAGCGCTTAAGTCGCGGCGAGATCGATATCGTCACGTTTACCAGTTCGAGCACGGTCGGTAATTTCGTCCAACTGTTTGGCGGTGAACCGTTGGCATCGGTGGTCGGTAACGCTGTCATCGCCAGCATCGGACCGATCACGGCAAAAACCGTCGAAGAGTTGGGCGGGCAAGTTGCGATTCTCTCACGTCAGTCGACCGTCGATGGCTTGCTCGAAGCGCTGATCGATTACTGCGCGAGCGCGCGGAAAAATAACTAG
- the hemB gene encoding porphobilinogen synthase yields MDFPRYRPRRLRRNEKIRAMVRETSLAPKNLIYPLFIGPGKDKVQPVSSMPGVAQLSVDRAVDECVEASGLAIPAVILFGLPETKDAIGSDAYNDGGIVQQAIRAIKDKLPDMLVITDVCLCEYTDHGHCGVIKNGDVDNDGTLELLVKESLSHARAGADIVAPSDMMDGRVGAIRSALDHDGFSQTAIMAYAAKYASGFYGPFREAAESTPQFGDRRSYQMDPANSDEALREVEMDIREGADIVMVKPAMAYLDVVYRVKQKFGYPVAAYNVSGEYSMIKAAGQNGWIDEERIMMEVLYAIRRAGADMILTYFAKDAARLMAKG; encoded by the coding sequence ATGGACTTTCCTCGATACCGGCCAAGAAGATTGCGGCGCAACGAAAAGATTCGCGCCATGGTGCGCGAGACCAGCTTGGCGCCGAAGAATTTGATTTATCCGCTGTTCATCGGGCCGGGGAAAGACAAAGTCCAACCGGTTTCATCGATGCCCGGCGTGGCGCAGTTGTCGGTGGATCGTGCGGTTGACGAATGTGTCGAAGCCAGCGGCCTGGCCATTCCCGCGGTGATCTTGTTCGGTCTCCCCGAAACTAAAGATGCCATCGGCAGCGACGCTTACAATGACGGCGGCATCGTCCAGCAGGCGATCCGCGCGATTAAAGACAAGCTGCCTGACATGTTGGTAATCACCGATGTCTGCTTATGCGAATACACGGATCACGGCCACTGCGGCGTGATCAAGAATGGCGATGTCGACAACGACGGCACTTTGGAGTTGCTGGTGAAAGAGTCCTTGTCCCATGCCCGCGCCGGCGCCGATATCGTCGCGCCTTCGGACATGATGGACGGCCGGGTCGGCGCGATTCGCAGCGCACTCGACCACGACGGCTTTAGCCAGACGGCGATCATGGCCTACGCGGCGAAATACGCTTCGGGTTTTTACGGACCGTTTCGCGAAGCTGCTGAGTCAACGCCGCAGTTCGGCGACCGCCGTTCTTACCAAATGGACCCGGCCAACTCGGACGAAGCGCTGCGCGAAGTCGAGATGGACATCCGCGAAGGCGCCGATATCGTCATGGTCAAACCGGCGATGGCCTACTTGGATGTGGTTTACCGGGTTAAACAGAAGTTCGGCTATCCGGTGGCGGCCTACAACGTCAGCGGCGAATATTCGATGATCAAAGCGGCGGGACAAAACGGCTGGATCGACGAGGAGCGGATCATGATGGAAGTGCTCTATGCGATCCGGCGCGCCGGCGCGGATATGATTCTGACCTACTTCGCCAAAGACGCGGCGCGACTGATGGCAAAGGGCTAG
- a CDS encoding glutamyl-tRNA reductase: MVIVGLNHRSAPIEVRESVAIEHAYLRDALTRLQSYPSIEESVILSTCNRVEVVVAASESGRACDDISGFLAAQKSQRNGASLDEHTYSYQGADAVRHLFRVAASLDSMVVGEPQILGQLKAHYDAAHQAGSVGTILHRLFHRSFSVAKRVRSETGIGSGAVSVSSVAVDLAKRIFDRFDDKTVMLIGAGKMGDLMARHLQSHGVRSLMVTNRTFERAVELAERIHGSPIRFEDFPQYLKMADLVIGCAGAPDILVHAHQVEKVLRERKQKAMFFIDIGDRRNFDAKINDLDNVYLYNIDDLKSVAEENLQGRSNEASKAENIVQDEVQSFVRWVGSLEQAPTITALRQRFDDIRRREIEKSLGGSLKDLSEPQRAALEDMTSAMINKMLHGPIAQLKNNQGDDDEATLYVAALKKLFDLDGK, from the coding sequence ATCGTCATAGTCGGTCTCAACCATCGCAGCGCGCCCATCGAAGTGCGCGAAAGCGTCGCCATCGAGCATGCTTATCTGCGCGACGCTTTAACCCGTTTGCAAAGTTATCCGTCCATCGAAGAGAGCGTCATCCTCTCCACCTGCAATCGCGTCGAAGTGGTCGTCGCGGCATCTGAGAGCGGTCGCGCCTGCGACGACATCAGCGGCTTTCTCGCGGCGCAGAAATCCCAGCGTAACGGCGCCTCGCTGGACGAACATACCTATAGTTACCAGGGCGCCGACGCCGTGCGCCATCTGTTTCGTGTCGCCGCTAGTCTGGATTCCATGGTCGTGGGCGAGCCGCAGATTCTCGGCCAATTGAAAGCTCACTACGACGCGGCGCATCAAGCCGGTAGCGTCGGGACGATTTTGCATCGTTTGTTCCATCGTTCTTTTTCGGTCGCCAAGCGGGTGCGCAGCGAAACCGGCATCGGCAGCGGCGCGGTGTCGGTGAGTTCGGTGGCGGTGGATTTGGCCAAGCGCATCTTCGATCGTTTCGACGACAAGACCGTGATGCTGATCGGCGCCGGGAAAATGGGCGATCTGATGGCGCGCCATCTGCAAAGCCACGGCGTGCGCAGTCTGATGGTGACCAATCGAACTTTCGAGCGCGCCGTCGAATTGGCCGAGCGCATTCACGGCAGCCCGATCCGCTTCGAAGATTTTCCGCAATATTTAAAGATGGCCGATCTGGTGATCGGCTGCGCCGGCGCGCCGGACATCTTGGTCCACGCCCATCAAGTCGAAAAAGTGCTGCGCGAGCGCAAACAGAAGGCGATGTTCTTCATCGACATCGGCGACCGGCGCAACTTCGACGCCAAGATCAACGACCTCGACAACGTTTATCTCTATAACATCGACGACCTCAAAAGCGTCGCGGAAGAAAACTTACAAGGGCGCTCCAACGAAGCGAGCAAGGCCGAGAACATCGTCCAGGATGAAGTGCAGAGCTTCGTGCGCTGGGTCGGTTCGCTCGAACAGGCGCCGACCATCACGGCGTTGCGCCAGCGCTTCGATGACATTCGCCGGCGCGAGATCGAAAAGTCGCTGGGCGGCAGTTTGAAGGATTTGTCGGAGCCCCAGCGCGCGGCGTTGGAAGACATGACCAGCGCGATGATCAACAAGATGCTGCACGGACCGATCGCTCAATTGAAAAACAATCAGGGCGACGACGACGAAGCGACGCTTTACGTCGCGGCGCTGAAAAAGCTCTTCGACTTGGACGGTAAATGA
- a CDS encoding ABC transporter substrate-binding protein codes for MAIKNISFVALTFLFSQLSLVADTPAQMTRLNVGYSAVSADQLPAWVAKDAGIFAKYGLDVQLIYFTGGSTAILALVSGDVPITQVSGPGLVSSTLGGSDAVFVAAGIISLNYVLMGKPGVKNIEQLKGGTLAISRFGSATDSIARFALKKVGLTVGKDVTLIQVGSGPERLGALQTGRVTAAVINPPSSFIAEKRGMAVLADVAQMGLVFQHTGAATTKKFIREHNDVVRRYVRAHVEAVHRMWTDKEATIRALGKYMGSGLDRDILDRSRDNVMHETLYPKKQYPSLEGLKTVIDDLAERDPRAKAVKPEQFVDFSFIRELDQSGFIDGLYKK; via the coding sequence ACTCCGGCGCAGATGACGCGCCTCAACGTCGGCTACAGCGCCGTGAGCGCTGACCAACTACCGGCCTGGGTCGCCAAGGACGCGGGGATCTTTGCCAAGTACGGTCTCGACGTCCAGCTGATTTATTTTACCGGCGGTTCCACGGCGATTCTTGCATTAGTCTCCGGCGACGTTCCGATCACGCAAGTTTCCGGCCCTGGTCTGGTCAGCAGCACACTCGGCGGCTCCGACGCGGTGTTCGTTGCGGCCGGCATCATCTCGCTCAATTATGTCTTGATGGGTAAACCGGGAGTCAAAAATATCGAGCAACTCAAGGGCGGAACTCTAGCGATCAGCCGGTTCGGCTCCGCCACCGATTCCATCGCTCGTTTTGCCTTGAAAAAAGTCGGCTTGACCGTTGGCAAAGACGTAACTCTGATACAAGTCGGCAGCGGCCCGGAACGCTTGGGCGCGTTACAGACCGGCAGAGTCACCGCCGCGGTGATCAACCCGCCGTCGAGTTTCATCGCCGAGAAGCGCGGCATGGCGGTGCTCGCCGATGTCGCTCAAATGGGTCTGGTGTTTCAACATACCGGCGCGGCTACTACCAAGAAATTCATTCGCGAACATAACGACGTGGTGCGGCGCTACGTGCGCGCCCACGTCGAAGCCGTGCATCGAATGTGGACCGACAAGGAAGCGACCATCCGCGCGCTGGGAAAATACATGGGCAGCGGCCTCGATCGGGACATTCTCGACCGCAGCCGCGACAACGTCATGCACGAAACCCTCTATCCGAAGAAACAATATCCCAGTCTCGAAGGCCTCAAAACCGTCATCGACGATCTCGCCGAAAGAGACCCGCGCGCCAAAGCGGTCAAGCCCGAGCAGTTCGTCGACTTCAGTTTTATCCGCGAACTCGACCAAAGCGGCTTCATCGACGGACTGTATAAAAAATAG
- the hemC gene encoding hydroxymethylbilane synthase, which translates to MKRIRIGSRGSMLALAQSNWVKGQLEAHYPEAQVELTIIKTSGDQFIDRPIAAIGGKGVFTKEIEDALLRNDIDIAVHSMKDLPTELPHGLAIVAVPRREDARDVVVSRDGRLLKDLPAGARVATGSLRRSSQLLHHRGDLAVVPIRGNVDTRLRKLDEGEADGLIMAAAGLIRIGRPERITEYLNDEVCLSAVAQGALGIEARDDGAMAELLVFIHDAKTNAEVRAERMLLARLGGGCHVPIGARARVHGDGLKMIAIVADPNGKALCRGEISGKTSDAVELGRHLAEQLIDAGADKILGLT; encoded by the coding sequence ATGAAACGCATCCGCATCGGCAGCCGCGGCAGCATGTTGGCGTTGGCCCAGTCGAATTGGGTCAAGGGCCAACTCGAAGCACATTACCCCGAAGCGCAGGTGGAATTGACGATCATCAAAACCAGCGGCGACCAGTTTATCGATCGGCCCATCGCGGCGATCGGCGGCAAGGGTGTTTTCACCAAAGAAATAGAAGACGCGCTGCTGCGAAACGACATCGACATCGCGGTGCATTCGATGAAAGATTTGCCGACGGAACTGCCTCATGGCTTAGCCATCGTGGCGGTGCCGCGGCGTGAAGACGCGCGCGATGTGGTAGTCAGCCGGGATGGCCGGTTGCTGAAGGATCTTCCTGCCGGCGCGCGAGTGGCGACCGGGAGTTTGCGCCGAAGTTCCCAACTGCTCCATCATCGCGGCGATCTCGCCGTGGTACCGATTCGCGGCAACGTCGATACGCGCTTGCGTAAACTCGATGAAGGCGAAGCCGATGGTTTGATCATGGCGGCGGCGGGCTTGATCCGCATCGGCCGGCCGGAGCGCATCACGGAATATTTAAACGATGAAGTTTGCCTCAGCGCCGTGGCTCAAGGCGCCCTCGGCATCGAGGCGCGGGACGACGGCGCGATGGCGGAGCTGTTGGTGTTTATTCACGATGCCAAAACTAATGCTGAAGTGCGCGCCGAGCGGATGTTGTTGGCGCGGCTCGGCGGCGGCTGTCACGTGCCGATTGGCGCCAGGGCGCGGGTGCATGGCGACGGGCTCAAGATGATCGCCATTGTCGCCGATCCTAATGGCAAAGCGCTTTGCCGTGGTGAAATCAGCGGCAAGACGAGCGACGCCGTGGAACTGGGCCGCCACTTGGCCGAGCAGTTGATTGACGCCGGCGCGGATAAGATTCTCGGCCTAACTTAA